One window from the genome of Macaca fascicularis isolate 582-1 chromosome 7, T2T-MFA8v1.1 encodes:
- the CTXND1 gene encoding cortexin domain-containing 1 protein, whose translation MEEPTPEPVYVDVDKGLTLACFVFLCLFLVVMIIRCAKVIMDPYSAIPTSTWEEQHLDD comes from the coding sequence ATGGAGGAGCCCACGCCCGAGCCCGTCTATGTCGACGTGGACAAAGGGCTGACCTTGGCCTGCTTCGtcttcctctgcctcttccttGTCGTGATGATCATCCGCTGTGCCAAGGTCATCATGGACCCTTACAGCGCCATCCCCACATCCACCTGGGAGGAGCAGCACCTGGACGACTGA